The Desulfovibrio sp. UIB00 genome has a window encoding:
- a CDS encoding TRAP transporter substrate-binding protein DctP → MKRIVALLVALGLVCGMTLGFAQAAEAKTIIKIAGMKPEGEPETIGMHLFGKYLAELSNGKYEVQVFPNSQLGKEDAYIAATRKGIIQMCATGTQTSALHPAMAMLETPMLFDDLDHARRAMEGKTFDLINEGFTEKSGLRTMNAFPLGFRHFYTKKPIVTVEDVKGLRMRVPNIPLYTNFAKECGISGQPMPFAEVPGALDQGVIDGGDSPLADIVSLKMYEITPQITLTGHILVIHSLYINDKFYQSLPDEDKKWFDEAAKRSANDVWVMVKEGDEKAKETILANKGSINTPSKEFHEYMVEAGKRSWKLFYDTVPNCQAILDSAASYRESK, encoded by the coding sequence ATGAAACGTATCGTAGCTCTGCTTGTTGCTCTGGGCCTTGTTTGCGGCATGACCCTTGGTTTTGCCCAGGCTGCCGAAGCCAAGACCATCATCAAGATCGCGGGCATGAAGCCCGAAGGCGAGCCGGAAACCATCGGTATGCACCTTTTCGGCAAGTATCTTGCCGAACTTTCCAATGGCAAATATGAAGTGCAGGTCTTCCCCAACAGCCAGCTTGGCAAGGAAGACGCCTACATTGCCGCCACCCGTAAGGGCATCATCCAGATGTGCGCCACCGGTACGCAGACCTCTGCCCTGCACCCAGCCATGGCCATGCTTGAAACGCCCATGCTCTTCGACGATCTGGATCACGCCCGCCGCGCCATGGAAGGCAAGACTTTTGACCTTATCAACGAAGGCTTCACCGAAAAGTCCGGCCTGCGTACCATGAACGCCTTCCCCTTGGGCTTCCGCCACTTCTACACCAAGAAGCCCATCGTCACGGTGGAAGACGTTAAGGGCCTGCGCATGCGCGTACCCAACATTCCCCTGTACACCAACTTTGCCAAGGAATGCGGCATCAGCGGCCAGCCCATGCCCTTTGCCGAAGTGCCCGGCGCGCTTGATCAGGGCGTCATCGACGGCGGCGACAGCCCCCTGGCCGACATCGTCAGCCTCAAGATGTACGAAATCACGCCCCAGATCACCCTTACCGGCCACATCCTCGTGATCCATTCCCTCTACATCAACGACAAGTTCTATCAGTCGCTGCCCGACGAGGACAAAAAGTGGTTTGACGAAGCCGCCAAGCGCTCCGCCAACGATGTGTGGGTCATGGTTAAGGAAGGCGACGAAAAAGCCAAGGAAACCATCCTTGCCAACAAGGGCAGCATCAACACCCCCAGCAAGGAATTCCACGAGTACATGGTTGAAGCCGGCAAGCGCAGCTGGAAGCTCTTTTATGATACGGTGCCCAACTGCCAGGCCATTCTGGACAGCGCCGCCAGCTACCGCGAATCCAAATAA
- a CDS encoding TRAP transporter small permease codes for MSDDISKNFPPDHAPGVHALLEPEQEPKHETMGQLLFEVFCAVIFLGMIGLVFYNALLRYIFSSSYPPSEEWARFLFMYITFFGAIEAFICKKHIAVDLLVVKFEGTKRKTIDIMASACSLFALGLLFYGGVVNVLQTLDTYSVATNVNMAFINGTLPVMALVGFVVELRSLVSLVRRPASTFQKG; via the coding sequence ATGAGCGATGACATTTCCAAAAATTTTCCGCCGGATCATGCGCCGGGCGTGCATGCCCTGCTTGAACCGGAGCAGGAACCCAAGCACGAAACCATGGGGCAATTGCTGTTTGAAGTATTTTGCGCCGTCATCTTTCTGGGCATGATCGGTCTTGTGTTTTACAATGCCCTGCTGCGCTACATTTTTTCTTCCAGCTACCCGCCGAGCGAAGAATGGGCGCGCTTTCTCTTTATGTACATCACGTTTTTCGGCGCCATTGAAGCCTTTATCTGCAAGAAGCACATTGCCGTCGACCTGCTCGTGGTAAAGTTTGAAGGCACAAAGCGCAAAACAATAGACATCATGGCATCGGCCTGCAGCCTTTTTGCCCTTGGCCTGCTGTTTTACGGCGGCGTGGTCAACGTGCTGCAGACGCTTGATACCTACTCCGTGGCGACAAACGTCAACATGGCCTTTATCAACGGCACATTGCCCGTCATGGCCCTTGTTGGTTTTGTTGTAGAACTGCGCTCCCTCGTGAGCCTGGTTCGCAGACCTGCATCCACCTTCCAAAAGGGCTAG
- a CDS encoding TRAP transporter large permease, with the protein MELFIFLGSLFFFMLIGVPLAIVLVLCSIVLMWHSGMWDAMIIPGSMLDGANNYPLMAIPFFVFAGEIMAEGGLSKRVVQLAQLIIGRVRGGLGYAAIIASIIFAGLMGSSVGEAAALGGLLLPMMKQVGYHPGRAGAVIASGAILGPIIPPSTNFILLGATVSGLSITKLFMIGLVPGIMIGLALMVVWFFVVRKDGYNETIRFTKKEAIKILIDSTPAFMMPVLLLGGIRFGVFTPTEGGAFAAIYAILVCVLYYRELSFRDLLRVSARAARTTSVVMLIVATATAVGWFITIAQIPNQMTALFSPLIDSPILLLISINIFLFLIGMVMDLTPNILIFAPVFYPLIQQAGIDPYYFGLLFVLNLGIGVITPPVGTVLYVVCGIGHIKFADLIIKLVPFVLVEVLMLFLLLFFPSLSIVPMNWLMGGN; encoded by the coding sequence ATGGAACTCTTTATTTTCCTCGGCTCCCTCTTCTTCTTCATGCTCATTGGCGTTCCGCTGGCCATTGTGCTTGTGTTGTGCTCCATTGTGCTCATGTGGCACTCGGGCATGTGGGATGCCATGATTATTCCCGGCAGCATGCTGGACGGCGCCAACAACTATCCCTTGATGGCCATTCCTTTCTTTGTGTTCGCTGGTGAAATCATGGCGGAGGGCGGCCTTTCCAAGCGCGTGGTGCAGCTTGCCCAGCTCATAATTGGCCGAGTGCGCGGCGGTCTTGGCTATGCGGCCATTATTGCCAGTATCATCTTTGCTGGCCTGATGGGCAGCTCCGTGGGTGAAGCCGCCGCTCTTGGCGGCCTGCTGCTGCCCATGATGAAGCAGGTGGGCTACCACCCTGGCCGCGCGGGCGCTGTTATCGCCTCCGGCGCTATTCTTGGCCCCATCATCCCGCCCAGCACCAACTTTATTCTGCTTGGCGCTACGGTCAGCGGGCTTTCCATCACCAAGTTGTTCATGATCGGCCTGGTGCCTGGTATCATGATAGGTCTGGCCCTCATGGTGGTGTGGTTCTTTGTGGTGCGCAAGGATGGCTATAACGAAACCATCCGCTTCACCAAAAAAGAAGCCATCAAGATTCTTATCGACTCCACGCCTGCCTTCATGATGCCTGTGCTGCTGCTTGGCGGCATTCGCTTTGGTGTTTTCACCCCTACTGAAGGCGGCGCGTTTGCAGCCATTTACGCCATTTTGGTGTGCGTGCTGTACTACCGCGAGCTTTCCTTCCGCGATCTGCTGCGGGTGAGCGCCCGGGCGGCCCGTACCACCTCGGTGGTTATGTTGATTGTGGCCACGGCTACGGCTGTTGGCTGGTTCATCACCATTGCGCAGATTCCCAACCAGATGACCGCGCTTTTCTCGCCGCTTATTGACAGCCCCATATTGCTGCTCATCAGCATCAATATCTTCCTGTTCCTTATCGGCATGGTCATGGATCTCACGCCCAACATCCTGATCTTTGCACCGGTGTTCTACCCGCTGATCCAGCAGGCAGGCATTGACCCGTACTACTTCGGCCTGCTCTTTGTGCTCAACCTGGGCATCGGCGTTATCACGCCCCCAGTGGGCACGGTGCTGTACGTTGTGTGCGGCATCGGGCACATCAAGTTTGCCGACCTCATCATCAAGCTTGTGCCTTTTGTGCTTGTGGAAGTGCTCATGCTCTTCCTGCTGCTGTTCTTCCCCAGCCTTTCGATTGTTCCCATGAACTGGCTGATGGGCGGCAACTAG
- a CDS encoding NAD(P)-dependent alcohol dehydrogenase, with translation MKGFAMLGLNKIGWIEKEKPQCGPLDALVQPVAVAPCTSDVHTVWEGALGDRHDMILGHEAVGKVVEVGSLVRCFKPGDKVIVPAITPDWNSLEAQAGYSMHSGGMLAGWKFSNFKDGVFGELFHVNDADGNLALLPPSIDPAEAVMLSDMVPTGFHGAELADVQYGDSVLVVGIGPVGLMAVAGAALRGAGEIFAVGSRPLCAEVAREYGATAIINYRDGDIVSQVMDRTKGKGVDKAIIAGGDVDTFAEVIRVLKPGGRIGNVNYLGSGDAVKIPRIEWGCGMGHKIVAGGLMPGGRLRMEKLASLLVHGRLSVAPLLTHRFKGFENIESALLMMKDKPRDLIKPVVVV, from the coding sequence ATGAAAGGTTTTGCAATGCTTGGCCTGAACAAGATCGGCTGGATAGAAAAAGAAAAGCCCCAGTGCGGTCCGCTGGATGCCCTTGTTCAACCCGTGGCGGTAGCTCCTTGCACTTCAGATGTCCACACGGTTTGGGAGGGCGCGCTGGGCGACCGGCACGACATGATTCTGGGACACGAGGCAGTTGGTAAAGTTGTGGAAGTTGGCTCCCTGGTGCGCTGCTTTAAACCCGGGGACAAGGTTATCGTGCCCGCGATTACGCCTGACTGGAATTCCCTTGAGGCGCAGGCCGGGTATTCCATGCATTCCGGTGGCATGCTCGCGGGCTGGAAGTTTTCCAATTTCAAGGACGGCGTGTTTGGCGAGCTTTTTCACGTGAACGATGCGGACGGCAACCTGGCCCTGCTGCCGCCCTCCATTGACCCCGCCGAAGCCGTGATGTTGAGCGATATGGTGCCTACGGGCTTTCATGGCGCGGAACTGGCAGATGTGCAGTACGGTGACTCCGTGCTGGTGGTGGGCATTGGCCCTGTAGGCCTGATGGCGGTTGCAGGCGCGGCCCTGCGCGGCGCTGGCGAAATTTTTGCTGTTGGCTCCCGGCCTCTCTGCGCAGAGGTTGCCCGTGAATACGGCGCCACAGCTATCATCAATTACCGCGATGGCGACATTGTCAGCCAGGTGATGGACCGCACCAAGGGCAAGGGCGTGGACAAGGCCATCATCGCCGGGGGTGATGTGGATACCTTTGCGGAGGTCATACGCGTGCTCAAACCCGGCGGACGCATCGGCAACGTGAACTATCTGGGTTCTGGCGATGCCGTTAAAATCCCGCGCATCGAGTGGGGTTGTGGCATGGGCCACAAGATAGTGGCTGGCGGCCTGATGCCCGGCGGCAGGCTGCGCATGGAAAAGCTGGCAAGCCTGCTGGTTCACGGGCGGTTGAGCGTTGCGCCCCTGCTGACCCACAGATTTAAGGGTTTTGAAAATATTGAAAGCGCCCTGTTGATGATGAAGGACAAGCCGCGCGACCTGATCAAGCCTGTGGTTGTGGTGTAG
- a CDS encoding methyl-accepting chemotaxis protein, with amino-acid sequence MFRMFTISYRMFMILIFTLIIVGGLVYSLIHISNSATELSAQKVGEMFYEGQKQRIRDLSTTMANSIGEQISGITDIAKRNAIIASAIKKARYEKDSSGYFFVYDGGIVVAHVFPDLVGKDLGNSVDKNGVRFNAELAKKASEGGGFVTFVFNKPGGGTQSKIAYGAQVPGTSLWVGAGVYIDNVEQVKNEIAGQISDAIYANLKKILIGVACCIVLLYIPLMLLITRSILTPIKAAREAAQRISNGDMDVQIVASGKDEVTVLERCMSEMTANVKKSLAISEEKTREAEQSAAKALEAVAEAERLTEEARSARSEGMLSAAKHLEQVVTAITSISAEISGNIEQAEQGATTQAARTTEAATAVEQMNCTVIEVAKNASATADLSTSMRQRAAEGAEVVFQSVQAIGNVQKDALVLKDEMTKLAEHAGAISQIMGVISDIADQTNLLALNAAIEAARAGEAGRGFAVVADEVRKLAEKTMSSTSDVGNAIGAIQKSVDSSIRQVDVTAGNVESATTLSQKSGEALREIVGMVDQTVDQVRGIATSSEEQSAATESITQTVTQVSSIAAETATIMHTSARAVAALADEAKKLNNMVTELKNTK; translated from the coding sequence ATGTTCAGGATGTTTACGATCTCGTATCGTATGTTCATGATCTTGATTTTTACCCTGATTATTGTTGGCGGGCTGGTATACTCCCTGATCCACATTTCCAATTCTGCCACCGAACTTTCCGCCCAGAAAGTGGGCGAAATGTTCTATGAAGGCCAAAAGCAACGTATCCGCGATCTCTCGACCACCATGGCAAACAGCATTGGCGAGCAGATCAGCGGCATTACCGACATTGCCAAGCGCAATGCCATTATTGCCAGCGCCATAAAAAAAGCCCGTTACGAAAAAGACAGCTCCGGCTACTTCTTTGTATACGACGGCGGCATTGTTGTTGCCCACGTTTTCCCTGATCTGGTAGGCAAGGATCTTGGCAATTCCGTGGATAAAAACGGCGTCCGCTTCAATGCGGAGCTTGCCAAGAAAGCCTCTGAAGGCGGCGGTTTTGTGACGTTTGTCTTCAACAAGCCCGGCGGCGGCACCCAGTCCAAAATCGCCTATGGCGCGCAGGTGCCCGGCACGAGCCTGTGGGTTGGCGCTGGCGTCTATATCGATAACGTGGAGCAGGTCAAAAATGAAATCGCGGGCCAGATCAGCGATGCCATTTACGCCAATCTCAAAAAAATCCTTATTGGGGTGGCCTGCTGCATAGTACTTTTGTACATACCGCTCATGCTGCTGATTACCCGCTCCATCCTGACGCCCATCAAGGCCGCCCGCGAGGCTGCGCAGCGCATATCCAACGGCGACATGGACGTGCAGATCGTTGCCTCGGGCAAGGACGAAGTCACAGTTCTGGAACGCTGCATGTCGGAAATGACAGCCAACGTAAAAAAATCGCTGGCAATTTCTGAAGAAAAAACCCGCGAGGCCGAGCAGAGCGCGGCAAAGGCGCTTGAAGCCGTTGCCGAAGCTGAACGCCTGACCGAAGAAGCGCGAAGCGCCCGCAGCGAAGGCATGTTGAGCGCCGCCAAGCATCTGGAACAGGTGGTAACGGCCATAACCAGCATCTCTGCCGAAATTTCCGGCAATATAGAACAGGCCGAGCAAGGGGCCACCACGCAGGCCGCACGCACCACTGAAGCCGCTACGGCGGTTGAACAGATGAACTGCACGGTCATAGAGGTTGCCAAAAACGCCTCGGCCACGGCGGATCTTTCCACCAGCATGCGCCAGCGCGCTGCGGAAGGCGCGGAAGTTGTGTTCCAATCCGTGCAGGCCATTGGCAATGTGCAAAAGGATGCCCTTGTGCTCAAAGACGAAATGACCAAGCTTGCCGAGCATGCGGGGGCCATTTCGCAGATCATGGGCGTTATTTCCGATATTGCAGACCAGACCAACCTGCTGGCCCTTAACGCCGCCATTGAAGCGGCGCGCGCCGGCGAAGCCGGACGCGGCTTTGCCGTTGTGGCCGATGAAGTGCGCAAACTGGCGGAGAAAACCATGAGCTCCACCAGTGATGTGGGCAATGCCATAGGCGCAATCCAGAAGAGCGTGGATTCCAGCATCCGCCAGGTTGACGTGACGGCTGGCAATGTGGAAAGCGCCACCACGCTTTCGCAAAAATCCGGCGAAGCCCTGCGCGAAATCGTGGGTATGGTGGATCAGACCGTTGATCAGGTGCGCGGCATTGCCACTTCGTCAGAAGAACAGTCCGCCGCGACCGAATCCATCACGCAGACAGTGACCCAGGTCAGCTCCATCGCGGCAGAAACCGCCACCATCATGCACACGTCGGCCCGAGCGGTTGCCGCCCTTGCCGATGAGGCCAAAAAACTCAACAACATGGTCACTGAACTAAAAAATACCAAATAA
- the ggt gene encoding gamma-glutamyltransferase, with protein MSMNFLSLVSRKTLPVLMACGLLLPTTTVKAQDEPQYTATISAATNPLSTRGVVTSPNYLASQAGLDVLRRGGTAVDAAIATASTLAVVYPQMCTLGGDNFWLIYNAKTGELKALNASGRSGEMATIDFYASKGLKKIPSRGYIAANTVPGVVSGWDAAYAYSKQSMGSKMKWKELLASATDYAANGFPVSTSLAYWSKINTNPNDSEFRNLQRFDAFRKAYLHADGSPYTVGQVMRLPDLAATLNQLADKGAQVFYKGDIAKRIVADLQANGGLLTLNDFANHKADWVDPISVNYRGYKAVNFPPNTQGMASLEILNILNNFNIKAMGEGTADYYHALIEATKEAFVDRDKYLSDPDFVKIPLDYLLSAKHGKDQAARISMSKAATNLTPLDPKGDTIWLGVVDAQGNAVSLIQSIYHDFGSGIVAGGTGVLLQNRGSFFSLDPKHVNHLEPRKRTFHTLNPAMLLKDGKPYLVYGTMGGEGQPQTQAAIVTRVVDFGMTPQEAIAAPRWLYGRTWGASSNDLKLEGRIPQKVADELKRRGHPVRLIENYTDTMGHAGAILVDQATGVRQGGTDPRGDGAAVAY; from the coding sequence ATGTCCATGAATTTTCTCTCTCTGGTCAGCCGCAAAACCCTGCCTGTTCTCATGGCATGCGGCCTGCTACTGCCCACCACGACAGTCAAGGCGCAGGATGAGCCCCAGTACACGGCGACTATTTCTGCCGCAACCAACCCCCTGAGCACCAGGGGCGTTGTCACCAGCCCCAACTATCTGGCCTCGCAGGCCGGGCTGGACGTGCTGCGGCGCGGCGGCACGGCTGTGGACGCGGCCATTGCCACCGCCTCTACCCTTGCGGTTGTTTACCCGCAGATGTGCACCCTGGGTGGTGACAACTTCTGGCTCATTTACAATGCCAAAACCGGCGAGCTCAAGGCGCTCAACGCCAGCGGCCGCTCGGGCGAAATGGCAACCATTGATTTTTATGCCTCCAAAGGGCTGAAAAAAATTCCCTCCCGAGGCTATATTGCGGCCAATACTGTGCCCGGCGTAGTTTCCGGCTGGGATGCGGCCTATGCCTACAGCAAGCAGAGCATGGGCAGCAAGATGAAGTGGAAGGAGCTGCTCGCTTCCGCCACAGATTATGCCGCCAACGGCTTTCCCGTGAGCACCTCGCTGGCTTACTGGAGCAAGATCAACACCAATCCCAATGATTCAGAATTCCGCAACCTGCAACGCTTTGACGCCTTCCGCAAAGCCTATCTGCATGCGGACGGCAGCCCCTACACCGTGGGTCAGGTCATGCGCCTGCCCGATCTGGCAGCCACGTTGAACCAGCTTGCAGACAAGGGCGCGCAGGTCTTCTATAAGGGCGACATCGCCAAGCGCATTGTGGCCGACCTGCAAGCCAACGGCGGCCTGCTGACCCTCAATGACTTTGCCAACCACAAGGCCGATTGGGTTGACCCCATTTCCGTCAATTACCGGGGCTACAAGGCCGTGAACTTCCCGCCCAACACGCAGGGCATGGCCTCCCTTGAAATTCTGAACATCCTCAACAACTTCAACATCAAGGCCATGGGCGAAGGCACGGCGGATTACTACCACGCGCTGATCGAAGCCACCAAGGAAGCCTTTGTCGACCGCGACAAGTATCTCTCTGACCCTGATTTTGTAAAAATTCCGCTCGACTACCTGCTTTCTGCCAAGCATGGCAAGGATCAGGCCGCGCGCATCAGCATGAGCAAGGCTGCCACAAACCTTACGCCCCTTGATCCCAAGGGCGACACCATCTGGCTTGGCGTTGTGGATGCGCAGGGCAACGCGGTTTCGCTTATTCAGAGTATTTATCATGATTTTGGTTCCGGCATCGTGGCGGGCGGCACCGGCGTACTGCTGCAAAACCGGGGCAGCTTCTTCTCCCTTGATCCCAAGCACGTGAACCATCTTGAGCCGCGCAAGCGCACCTTCCACACGCTGAACCCGGCCATGCTGCTCAAAGACGGCAAGCCCTACCTTGTGTACGGCACCATGGGCGGCGAAGGCCAGCCCCAGACCCAGGCCGCCATCGTTACCCGCGTGGTGGACTTTGGCATGACCCCGCAGGAGGCCATTGCCGCTCCCCGCTGGCTTTATGGCCGCACCTGGGGCGCTTCTTCCAACGACCTCAAGCTTGAAGGCCGCATTCCTCAGAAAGTGGCGGACGAACTCAAGCGGCGCGGGCATCCCGTGCGCCTGATTGAAAACTACACCGACACCATGGGCCATGCTGGCGCAATCCTTGTGGATCAGGCCACCGGCGTGCGTCAGGGCGGTACGGACCCGCGCGGCGATGGCGCTGCCGTGGCCTACTAG
- a CDS encoding HAD-IIA family hydrolase has protein sequence MDWSKKRCVVLDMDGTVYLGHIPIDGAVGFIQRHWNSLDFYFLSNNTSKSPVTYVDKLNGMGIAAREDLLLSPVTPLVDFLRANGILRVFPVGNADFQHDLLKRMPELQLVEEGAQAVVLAYDTELTYHKLARSAVLLQDSSVLFLATHPDLVCPSPEGPLPDVGSFISLYATATGRKPQHIFGKPDPAVLAPLLARYRKEEMVMVGDRLSTDMQLARNAGIDSILVLSGEATRADLAREEHQPTLVLEDLGHADKDWA, from the coding sequence ATGGATTGGTCAAAAAAGCGTTGCGTTGTGCTTGATATGGACGGCACCGTCTACCTCGGTCATATCCCCATTGATGGGGCCGTGGGATTTATTCAGCGGCACTGGAACAGTCTGGATTTTTATTTTCTGAGCAATAATACTTCCAAATCGCCCGTCACCTATGTGGATAAACTCAACGGAATGGGTATTGCCGCGCGTGAAGATCTGCTTCTCTCACCCGTGACGCCACTGGTGGATTTTTTGCGCGCCAACGGCATCTTGCGTGTATTCCCCGTGGGCAATGCCGATTTTCAGCATGACCTGCTCAAGCGCATGCCCGAGTTGCAACTGGTCGAAGAAGGCGCGCAGGCCGTGGTGCTGGCCTACGATACGGAGCTCACCTACCACAAGCTTGCCCGTTCTGCCGTACTGTTGCAGGACAGTTCTGTGCTCTTCCTCGCCACGCACCCCGATCTGGTATGCCCCTCGCCCGAAGGCCCGCTGCCTGATGTGGGCAGTTTCATCAGCCTCTACGCCACTGCCACTGGCAGAAAGCCGCAGCATATTTTCGGCAAGCCCGACCCAGCCGTGCTCGCGCCTCTGCTGGCGCGCTACCGCAAGGAAGAAATGGTCATGGTTGGCGACCGCCTGAGTACAGATATGCAGCTTGCGCGCAATGCGGGCATTGATTCCATTCTGGTGCTCAGCGGCGAAGCCACGCGCGCCGATCTTGCCAGGGAGGAGCATCAGCCGACTCTGGTGCTTGAAGACCTGGGCCACGCCGATAAAGACTGGGCATAA
- the glpA gene encoding anaerobic glycerol-3-phosphate dehydrogenase subunit GlpA, with protein MLETTVVVIGGGATGIGTLRDLCMRGVPAILLEQGGLAHGTSSRFHGLLHSGGRYAVGDNESARECIEENTIVRRIGRQCVEQTEGFFALTPEDDPAYVDRWVEACARAGIDAPEIDVKEALRLEPNMSPEVKRVFRVPDSCVDGFRLVLHNAMSARRHGGQMLTYHEVTGICQKNGKVCGVTAINKNTGETIEIACSVVVNAAGSWSGRIAALAGLDVAVSPDRGTLVVFNHRFTSRVVNRLHPGSDGDIFVPHGSITILGTTSIPTDRPDDTTPTSEEVLRLLKIGEPLFPDVRSYRILRAFAGTRPLYTPGNAAGRKASRNFHVMDHAEQGLDGMVSIFGGKLTTYRLMGERTADKVCAKLGVTAPCRTAEEAIVPDPDEATLSRAAKYFPVQGIQLMADRMGDDLTPVIERAEKADSNPLLCECEMVSMAEIECVARDASTHSLTDIRLRTRLGMGTCQGTFCSLRAVAALSEHDIPLEFSATDNVRRFLQERWGGLRPALWGMQAREMELGRAVYAGTLNLDGAAHEQDC; from the coding sequence ATGCTTGAAACTACTGTTGTCGTCATCGGCGGCGGCGCAACAGGCATAGGAACCCTGCGCGATCTTTGCATGCGCGGCGTTCCTGCCATATTGCTCGAACAGGGCGGCCTGGCCCACGGCACAAGCTCGCGCTTTCACGGCCTGCTGCACAGCGGCGGCCGTTACGCTGTGGGGGACAATGAATCCGCGCGTGAATGTATTGAAGAAAACACGATCGTGCGGCGCATTGGCAGGCAGTGCGTGGAACAAACCGAAGGTTTTTTTGCGCTCACGCCTGAAGACGACCCCGCCTACGTGGATCGCTGGGTTGAGGCCTGTGCCCGAGCGGGCATTGATGCCCCTGAAATTGACGTCAAAGAAGCCCTGCGCCTTGAACCCAACATGTCGCCCGAGGTCAAACGCGTTTTCCGCGTGCCTGACTCCTGCGTGGACGGCTTCCGGCTGGTGCTGCACAACGCCATGTCGGCCAGGCGCCACGGCGGGCAGATGCTCACCTATCATGAAGTGACCGGCATCTGTCAGAAGAACGGCAAGGTCTGCGGCGTTACGGCCATCAACAAAAATACGGGCGAAACCATTGAGATTGCCTGTTCTGTTGTTGTCAACGCCGCTGGTTCGTGGTCTGGCCGTATTGCGGCCCTTGCGGGGCTGGATGTGGCGGTTTCACCCGATCGCGGTACGCTTGTGGTTTTTAACCACCGCTTCACTTCGCGCGTGGTCAACCGCCTGCACCCCGGCTCGGACGGCGACATTTTTGTGCCGCACGGCTCCATCACCATTCTTGGCACCACGTCCATACCCACAGACAGGCCGGACGACACTACCCCCACCAGCGAGGAAGTGCTGCGCCTGCTCAAAATCGGCGAACCGCTGTTCCCCGATGTGCGCAGCTACCGCATTTTGCGAGCCTTTGCGGGCACACGCCCCCTCTACACGCCGGGCAATGCCGCCGGGCGCAAGGCCAGCCGCAACTTCCATGTTATGGACCACGCCGAGCAGGGCCTTGACGGCATGGTTTCCATTTTCGGCGGCAAGCTGACCACCTACCGCCTCATGGGCGAACGCACCGCAGACAAGGTTTGCGCCAAGCTTGGCGTTACCGCCCCCTGCCGCACCGCAGAAGAAGCCATTGTGCCGGATCCGGACGAAGCAACGCTTTCCCGCGCCGCCAAGTACTTTCCGGTGCAGGGCATCCAGCTTATGGCCGACCGCATGGGCGATGACCTGACCCCTGTGATCGAACGCGCGGAAAAGGCCGATTCCAACCCCCTGCTCTGCGAATGCGAAATGGTCAGCATGGCCGAGATTGAATGCGTGGCACGTGATGCCTCCACCCATTCGCTGACGGATATCCGCCTGCGCACACGTCTGGGCATGGGCACCTGCCAGGGAACGTTCTGCTCCTTGCGGGCAGTGGCCGCACTTTCCGAACACGACATTCCCCTTGAATTTTCAGCTACCGACAACGTGCGGCGCTTCCTTCAGGAGCGGTGGGGCGGTCTGCGCCCTGCCCTGTGGGGCATGCAGGCGCGTGAAATGGAACTTGGCCGCGCCGTATACGCGGGAACACTCAATCTTGATGGAGCCGCCCATGAGCAGGATTGTTGA